The nucleotide window ACCGACACCAACGGCATGTACGCCTTCGATCCCGTGTCGCCCGGCGTGCACGACGTGGCGGTCACGCCGCCGGCGAACACCACCTGCGACCCGCCCGCACAGACGGTGGACGTGCCGGCGGACGGCCAGGCGCAGGCCGACTTTTCGTGCAGCTCTCAGCCCGGGGACCTGACGGTGACGGTGACGGTGGACGGCGCGCCGTTCGGAGGCGCGACGGTCATCGTGAGCAGCGGCAAAGGCGCCCGCACGGGGACGACCAACACCGCGGGGATGGTGACCTTCACCGGCCTGGAGCCGGACGACTACACGGTCACGGCCTCGGT belongs to Gemmatimonadota bacterium and includes:
- a CDS encoding carboxypeptidase-like regulatory domain-containing protein codes for the protein TDTNGMYAFDPVSPGVHDVAVTPPANTTCDPPAQTVDVPADGQAQADFSCSSQPGDLTVTVTVDGAPFGGATVIVSSGKGARTGTTNTAGMVTFTGLEPDDYTVTASVGGATCDTVTASVPAGGSAQAQVTCTS